ACGCGATTCTCCAGCTAAAATAAGAGCCTCATCAGTGCTATATCCTTCTTTACGCTTTTCATTCGCCACATCAATAAGCAAAGTAGCATTTTTGCCCACTAAGCCCATAAGTATCATAAGCCCCATAAGCGAAAACATACTAAAAGGCTGCTGCACAACAAAAAGTGCAATAAATGCTCCAGCAAAACTAAAAGGCAAAGTCATCATAATAACAACAGGTTGCAGGAAAGATTCATAAAGGGCAGCAAGGATAAGATAAATTAATACAATCGCTGTTAAAACTGCAACAAGAAAGGCTATCATCATTTCTTGCGCATTTTCAGCCTCACCTTGAAGCCTAAAGGTTGCCCCGGGCTCAAGCCATTGAGTTTGTTTTTGTGCAGTTACACTCATCATATCACCCAATGAAATATCAGAATCTTTGAGAGGGTAGGCATATATCGTAACACTTCGCTGCCTGTCAAATCGCGAAATCACCGAAGGAGCAGTAGTATGCTCTATTTCTACAAGTCCCTCTACAAACATCAACTCACCCTTACTATTTCTTACCTGCAATTTTTTAATATCATTAAGCGAGATTCTATCATTATCGGGCACACGAATCGTAATATCATATTCCTTGCCTCTATCTTTAAAATACCCAACAATCGCCTCACCAGAAAATGCCCCTCGCACGACATTTCCAATATCTTGCGCATTTACTCCATATCTATCAGCATTCGCACGAAGCACTTTGAGACGATATTCAGGCAAATCATCAGAAGTATTAAGGTGAATATTCGTAACCTTACCAGCCAACTTTGGGTCAGTTTTTAAAAGATTTATGAGATTATCCTTTGTTTTATTCAGAATTGCGCCATCAGGCGCAAGAATCGCCACTTGATAAGGTGAATTATCTCCTCCACCAAAATCTGATACTTCAGATGTTGAAATGACAAATTCTTTCCCCACTGCACTTGATTTAAGTTGCGCTCCTATATCAGCCATAATTTTAAACTGCGATTCTTTATTTGCGCGCTCTTTTTTGGGTTTGAGTTTTGCATAAATCTGCGCCTTAAAAATCGTCTTTTGGTCAGTGTATCCAATCTGCAAAGTCGTAAAATCAATATCTTGATGAGCCATTACAATATCTTGCAATTCATTTGTTTTTTCTTTCATTGCTGTCATACTCGTGCCCGGCTTAGTTTCCATAAACACTTGAAATTCGCCCTTATCATCAGGGATAATAAATTCCATACCAAGCTTTGCTATGAGTGTGAGAGAAAGAAAGAATATACCAAAAATACCCGCAATAACTTTGATTCTATTGGCAAGCACAAAGGCTAAAGTTTTTACATAATACGCATCAAGCTTTTTGAAAAATGGTTCTGTGCGATGATAGAATTTTGAGTGTTGGGGATTTACTACAATAGATGAAATCATCGGAATAATTGTAATCACAACAATATATGAAATACCAATTGCTGCAGCCACGGTTATACCAAAGCTTTGGAAGAATCTCCCTACGATTCCGCTCATACTCCCGACAGGGATAAACACAGATAAAAGCATCGCCGAAATAGCAATGAGTGCAAAGCCAATTTCACGCACACCCTCATAAGCTGCTTCACGCTTACGCATACCCTGCTCAAGCTTTTTGTGGATATTTTCAATCACAACAATCGCATCATCTATGATAATCCCAATCGCAAGAGCCACTGCAAGGAGTGTGAGCATATTTAAAGAAAATCCAAAAAAATTCATTAATGCAAAAGTCCCAAAAATAGAAATGGGAATACTTATGGCTGAAACAAGCGTAATAGTCGCACTTCGCAAAAAGAGAAACACCACAGATACTGCCAAAAATACACCTAAAACCACATCAAACTCCACCGAAGAAATTGCGGCACGCACATTTTTTGTCGTATCTTTAAAAAGCTTAATCTCATATTCAGGGCTTATAGATTCTATTTGCGGCAGCACTTTCATCACCGCATCGGCAATAGCAATATCATTCGCACCCGAGATTTTTTGCACCTCAAAAATCACACCCGGAGTTTTATTAAATGATGCAAAAGTCTTATCCTCTTCAATGCTATCTTCAATCGTAGCAATATCAGCCAATCTAATGCCCTCTTTAATGCGAATATTGCCTATATCACTCACATCAGCACTTTGAGCATCAGTTGTTATAGCCCATTCCTCCAATGTCCCAATAAGCTTCCCACCATCAATTTCTAGATTCTCTAATCCCACTTTATTAGCAATATCTGTATAAGTTATGCCATATTTATTCAGAGCGCTAGGACTAGCGAAGATTCTAATTTGTCGCTCCCTATGCCCTCTCATCTCAACGCCACCAACACCCGAGATTTTTTGCAATAAAGGCTTGACATTATCTTTAGCGTGGCGCATCATTTCAGCAGGAGTTACCTTATCACTTGTGAGAAAAAGAGAGATAATAGGAGCAGAGGAGCTATCAAATTTATAAACTGCTGGACTTTTCACTCCAGAATCAAGCTGCACCGTGCCCACTTTATCTCGCACATCATTGACCGCATCACTCAAAGGCTTTTCAAGCTCAAACTGCACAATGACGACACTTGAATTACGCGCTGAACTTGAAGTTACTTTTTTGAGTCCATCAATACCCATAATCGCTTCTTCAATCTTATCTGTTACTTTTGTCTCTACAATCTCCGCACTTGCACCCGGATAAGCTGTGATAACCACTGCCACAGGAAAGTCAATATCGGGGAAAAGCGAAGTTGGCATTTTAAATACGCCTAAGAATCCAAAAAACAAGATAGCAAAGGCAAACATTAAAGTTGATATAGGACGAGTAATGGCAAATTTATACATTATTTTGTCCTTATGTAGCCATCACCAAATGTGCCCGGAATGATGTCTTTTACCACCGCTTCAGCCTTTACCTTACGCGTACTTGTGCTTGCAGTGGGGTAGATTTTGCTTATTGTTGTGTGTAAATCTTCCTTGCGCCCATCAATGCGGAAATCAAATCTATCACCCACTTTGACTTTGCTTATATATTTAAAATCAAATTCCAAAACAAGCTTCACATCTTTACTGATGATTCTAAAAAGATTTGTGCTTTGCGCACTTACACCATCGCCAAGCTCAACCTCTTTGGAAGCTATCACACCATCAAATGGTGCTTTTAGCTGTGTTTTACTTAAAACCGCCTTTTGATAGCTATAATCTGCCTCAAGTTTTTTGTATTCTGAAAGGTATCTATCAAGCGTATTTTTATCTACTGCCCCACCAGAGCGTTTATACCTCTCCCACTGCTTTTTGGCAAAAATATATTGTTGTTCAACAGAATGCACTTGAGCGATAATATCTTGATTAAAAAGATTAAGAAGCAAATCTCCTGTTTGCACCTCACTGCCCACATCAACAAAAATATCAGAGACAATGCCACTTGTAGCAAGATTTAAATTAGCATCTTTGATGGCTTCAGCGTTAAAAATCGCATACACATCTTCTGCCCACATTGAGTGAGCAAACAAAATCCCCACTACTATACCTAAAACCTTTTTCATCTCTCTCCTCCTTTTTGCACTATTCAATATGCTGCTGCAAATCTTGTCCGCTATAATAAATATAATATGCTTTTTGCATTTCATAATTATTGAGTGCTTGGTTATAAGTTGATTCTGCTTCAAATTTTTTTGTCAAAGATTGAAGATAATCTACAAAATTGAGAATCTGTGCATCATATTTTTTTGCCACATTTTCAAATGCAATATTTGCTGAACGCAATGCCGCTTCAGAGGCTTTAATCTTTGCTACGGCAATCTCAAGGCTTTTGCGATACATTTTTTCATCTTTTTTTTGCTCTTCTTTTTTATAAGCAAGCTCTTTAAGGGATTTGAGATAGCCAAGTTGAGCTGCTTCATACTGCCGATAAGTCGTCAGCGCGTCAAGGTGGATAGTTGCGTTAATCATAATTTGATTCTGATTGAGTGGAAATTGACGCTGTAACATAGGCAACATTTGAGTAGGACCACCCCCACCCCATTGAGTTAAATCTTCTTTAAAACTAATCGCTCCGGGCTTAGTAATATCACTATTGACTATATAGGTATCACTGATACTTAAAATAGGCAAATAATTAAATTGTCGTGCCTGATATTTTGCGCTCAATGCTTGGAAGTTAAGCATATTCAAATCGTGGCGATTTTCATCAAGTGTAAAAAGTGGGGCTTTAATATTTTTGCGTTCAAGCTCTTGCACCTCTGTATTTGCAAGGAGTGAAAGCATAAGTTTGTTTTTTTCAATCTCCATTTTGATATTTTCAATATCGTGCTCGGTAGCAAGTGCTTCTGCGCGCAAAGATTCTACATCATCAATAGTCGTAAGCCCTGAATTAAAAAGCCTCTCCACGCGTTTAATATTAGATTGCAGCTGAATACGCTTTTGGTCTAAGCTCACAAGCTGGGCACGATTAGTAAAATAACCATAATATTGCTCAATCACACTTAAGAAAAGCTGGTCTTTTGTATTTTCCCTATCCTCAATGCTTGCACGATAGAGAGAGCCTTTTTCGCGCACTTTGTTATAAGTTTTAAACCCGCTAAAGACTTCCCAATTTCCCTTTATGCTCCCTGTATGAGTTTTCATACGCATACTTGGATTATCCGTATCTTGGTATTGATAAGCTCCATCAAGAGTGGGCAAAAATTCCCCCCAAGCTGCCCTACTTGTCGCTTGAGCTTGTAAAATCGCCAAATCTTTGGCTTCAAGATTATAATTTTTCTTTGCCCCCTCAATAAGCTCCACAAGCGTAAAAACTCTACCGCTAGATTGTGTAGATTCTGTATTTTGTGCCTTATCTTGCACTTGGACAAGATAAGGCACAGAATCTTGTGGTGCTTGTTGAGCATTCAAGAGAGAGAAAAATCCCAATGTAAGGATAATTCTTTTCATAAGCTATACTCCTTGTTTATTATCAATTTGTATTTTAAGGCTGGTATTGTAACTCAATTTTGTAAATAGAGTTGCATATGCAACTATATTTTCTATTATTTTGTAATACGTGAAGGGTGAGTGTAAATATTAAGCGTATCGCCACGTGCAAAACCTACAAGAGTAACGCCCAAAACCTGTGCAGATTGAATCCCCAAATATGTTGTAGCAGAACGTGAAATCACTATGGGAATATCACTCATTGCGGCTTTAATCACCATTTCCATTGACAAACGTCCGCTTACAATAAGTATTGCCTCACTCATATCAAGTGAAGCAAGTCTTGCCCTGCCAATGACTTTATCAATGGCATTATGACGCCCAATATCTTCGCTCACAAGTATCTCTTTACACACGAGCATTGCCTTATGCACACAACCTGTGCGCTCAAAAAGCGCACTTGGCTGATTAAATTCATCAAGGAGTTTAAAGATTGTGTGTGTATTTACGCGCATATTTGAAGCAATAAACTTTTGGATAATCTCTCCATCAAAATTTGCACTTACTCCAACACAACAGCCTGTTGTTAGAGTTTTTTCTTTATGGAGGTGATTGAGCCTATCCTCTTTAATATGAGCATTCATATACACACTCAAGCCATCAGAGGCAGTTTCAAGCGAGATAATATCATTCACGCTTTCTAATACACCCTCATTCATCAAAAATCCTACCAAATGAGCATCTTGATGATAGGGCAAACTCATCACAGAAAGAAGCTTCGTGCCATTGAGATAAAATGCTATGCGTTGCTCCTCAATGATGTCATCTTCGCACACTTCCAATGAACCATCACGCGAGAGCCTTGCCATACGCATCTGATGCACAAAGTCGCCCACTTACTCTCCTAATGCTTTATGCGCATAGAATCTAACTTGCCTTGAGCCTTTAAATCCTTATAATAAAGACTATGGAGCATAGAAAGCTCTTCCTCGCCCATTTTACCATTAAGGATAGATTCTATCGCTCCTTCAATAGCAAAAACTGCCATATAAATGTGAGTAATCAAAAGTGCAATGATGGCAAAGCCCATAACATTGTGTAAAATTGCTAAAATGCGCAAGGTATTAATATCTGTGCATTGAAAAAACATTACTGCACCACTAAAGACCATTACACCACCGCCGAGCGTAGCGACCCAAAACCACATTTTTTGCCCTGCATTAAACTTATGAGCTGGAATTTCACGATTGACTTTATCAAGATAACCCCCAAGCATCATCATCCATTTAATATCGTGAGCTTTAAAAAGACAATCTTTTGCCCACATAAGCAACATTAATGTGCCAAATACCGCAAAGAAGATTGTAGCAAAGCCATGCACATCGCGAGCAAAGCGAATAAGTGCGCCACCGCCGAGCTTATCACCAAAAACCATCATAAGCCCTGTAAGACACAACATCACAAAAGGCACAGCTGCACACCAATGCACAACGATATTGTATTTAGTAAAAACAACCAAAAAGCTATTATGTGAATAATGCCGCTTGCCTACAAGTTTATAATGCCCATAAAATGCCATAGGCACAAAAATGACAATCAACAAGAAAATCAAAGCAAAATATTGCTCCTGCAAGATTGTAAAAAGCTCACCCCAACCAAAAGAATTGGGTGAATCCACACCCCAACCCTTAATCGCAGCAATTTCTGGTCCTCCATAAAGATGGGGATTAGCCCTATCTGCTGGTGCAATGAGTGCGTTATTTCCGCTTATAACCTCTGCATATTGTTTGCCACCCTCTTGTGGGACACTTGGGTCAGCAGCAATTACAAAAGCACAAAGACTTGCTACAATCAAGCAGATTCTAAAATACCATTTCATAGAATCCTCCTTAATCCTCATAAGCGGTTTTCCACACATTAGGCACAGCATTGGGAATATTTTCGCCTTTTGTGCTTGCACGATGTGTAATAATATGTGAGAGTTGCTCACCACTTCCAGCTAGTAATGCCTTTGTAGAGCACATAGAAGCACACATTGGCACTTTGCCTTCAGCTATACGATTTTGCCCATAGAGCTTGTATTCTTCTGTGCTATGAGTTTCTTCGGGACCACCAGCACAGAATGTGCATTTGTCCATAGCACCACGTGAGCCAAATACATCAGATTTGGGAAATTGTGGAGCTCCAAAAGGACAAGCATAAAGGCAATAGCCACAGCCGATACAAGTTTTTTTATCGTGCAAAACAATACCATCAGCGCGAATATAAAAACAATCCACAGGGCAAACCTTTGCACAAGGTGCATCAGCACAATGCATACAAGCAATAGAAACTGCACTCTCTTTGCCTACTACACCTTCATTGAGGACAACAACGCGTCTGCGATTAACGCCAACAGGCAAATGATGAGCCTCTTTGCAAGCTACATCGCACCCGTGGCATTCAATGCAACGATTTGTATCGCAATAAAATTTTATCCTTGAGAAATGCTCAAGGTTTTTTGGAATCGTATTACTCATTTTTTATCCTTTTATTACGCTTTTTCAATGCGGCATAAACCACATTTTGTTTCCGGACAAGCAGAGTTGTAATCATATCCATAACTGCTAATCATATTTGCCGATTCGCCTATTGCATAAGGTTTTGTGCCTTCTGGATATTTATCAAGTCGCGATTCTCCTTGGTCCATACCAGAGAAATTTTGAGGCAACCAAATACTATTTTCATCTACTCTTGTGGAAATTTTCGCAGGGACAAGGATTCTGCAACCATTTGTTCCATATATCCACACCAAATCGCCATTTTTTACATTAAGCTCTCCAGCTTTATTTGGGTGAATCTCCACAAACATTTCTCCCTCTACTTCGGCTAAATATTTCGCACTACGCGTTTCTGCTCCTGTCCCCATATGAGCCACTAAACGCCCGCTAAGCATATTGATAGGAAATTCTTTTACCCAATCTTTTTCCTTTTGGCGCGAAACATACTTCACATTAGCGCGGAAAAGATTTGGCTTATCTGGAAAACTTGGATATTTATCTACCAAATCCCCTCGCACAGAGTGCAAAGGCTCACGATGCAATGGAATCTTATCATACCAATTCCATACATTTGCTCTTGCTTTTCCATTGCCATAAGGACATAATCCCGCTTCTAGTGCTTTTTCTACCAAAATATTATTGCCTATACCCAAAGCAAAAGTGCTTCCCTCAATCGCTGCTTTTTCAGATTCTGTAAGTTTAATCCCTAAAGATTCTGCATTTGCTGCAGTTACAGGAGCGTGTCCGCCGCTATGTTTTGCATTAGGCAAACTTCTGGAAGTGAGCATACTTTGTCCATCTGGACTTGTAACACCCCAATTCACGCGGAATCCCATACCTCCACGCATAACAGGAATGCTATCATTATACATTACAGGGGTGCCGGGGTGTTTATCACTCCAACAAGGCCAAGGTAGCCCATAATAATCTCCCTTAAACTCTCCTGTGCCTTCCAGCGTTACTTTATCAAATAAATGCCAATTTTCTTGGTGAGCTTTTAGCCTCTCTGGACTCATACCTTGCAACCCAATGCTACGAATACTTTGGGTAAGCTCAGTAGTTGCGTCCTCTGGCCACATAAATTGCTCTCGCCCTTTTGATTTTGCTATATCATAAAGTCGCCATTGCAATTCTTTTAAGAATCCTAGTCTATCGGCTAAACCAAAAAGGAACTCCTCATCAGGTCGGCATTCAAAGAGTGGTTCCATTACTTTAGAGCGCCATTGATAGCTACGATTTGTTGCTGCGACACTTCCGCTTGTCTCCATTTGCGAAGCTGCTGGAAGCATAAAAAGATTATCGCTTCTATCACTATAAATTGCCAAGTCATTGACATAAGGATCAACAAATACTACCAAATCCAACATATCCATTGCCTTTTTTTGCAAATCAAGCAAAGAAACCGTTGTCATACCTGAACCAATCACAACAAGAGCACGCAATTTTGTGCCACCATTATTTGCAGCATTTTCCTCATCTAGCACACCAAACTTCCAAGTAGAATGGGCAAAACCGGTTTTACCCATCATTTCTGCATCTTTGAAGCGAGAAAGCATCCATTCATACTCAACGCCCCAATGCTTACAAAAATGTCGCCAAGCAGGCTCGCCTAACCCATAATATCCGGGCAAAGAATCTGCAAGGTTGTTCATATCTGAAGCTCCCTGCACATTATCGTGCCCTCTTAAGATATTCACGCCTCCGCCATTTTTACCAATATTACCCAAAAACATTTGCAAAATAGGCATAATTCTTGTATTGCTTGTGCCAATGGTATGTTGTGTAAGCCCTTGATTCCAAATCAAACTTGCAGGTTTTGCCGCTGCCATTTCTTCAGCAATATGTCTAATTTCATCAGCTGGGATTCCACAAATATCTGCTGCCACTTCTGGTGAGAATTTTTGTGCCTCTTTGATAATATCCTCATAGCCATATACTCTCTCTTTGAGGAATTGTTCATCATAAAGCTTTTTAGCAATAATATGATTGAGCAATCCATAAGCAAAGGCTATATCTGTCCCGCTGCGGATTCTATGAAATTCATCACATTTAGCTGCAGTTTTTGTAAAACGCGGGTCAATGCACACAAGCTTTGCACCTTGCTCTTTAGCGCGCAAAATATGCACCATTGATACAGGGTGATTGACTGCTGGGTTTGCTCCGATGACTAAAATATATTTTGAGAACATCATATCGCCAAGATGATTTGTCATACCACCATACCCGAATGTATTCGCCACACCGGCGACTGTTGGGCTGTGTCAAACTCTAGCGCAATGATCTATATTATTTGTCCCAAAAAATGCTGCAAACTTACGAATGTAATAGCTTTGCTCATTAGAACATTTTGCACTTCCTAAAAACATCACCGCATCAGGACCGCTTTCTTCTCTAATTTGCTTAAGCTGTGCAGCGATTTTATCCATTGCCTCATCATATTTAAGTCTTGTCCATTGTCCATTTTCTTTTGCCAAAGGATAGCGCAATCTTGTTTCGCTTCTTGCTCTATCAATTAAATCTGCACCTTTGCAACAATGCCCACCTTGTGAAATTGGGTGGTCTTGTGCCACTTCTTGACGCACCCATACGCCATCTTGCACTTCAGCAATTACACCACAACCTACAGAGCAGTGTGTGCAAATGGTTTTAATTTTTTGAGCTTGTGGATATTTTTCCTTAAGCTCTGCCTCACTTGCTGACCTAACAATTTTCTCACCCTCATTTCCCAAAGCACTGCTTACACCAGCCACAGAAGCCAATGCAGAGAGCTTGAGGAATGAACGCCGAGCATTGCGTCTATTGTTTGCCTCGCTCATTTTCACTCCTTATTTATTGTTTATTTGGCAACTGAAAAATAAGTTTGCCAATATTTCGTATCATCACGATACAACACTTCTTGCTTTTTGCTCTTGCCTCTGATGACTTCTTTTTGTGCGTGTTCTCCAGAACAACCAGTCAAACTAAGAGAGCCTATCGCAACCACAGCACCACCTACTCCAGCAGTTTTTAAAAACTTACGCCGAGTTTGATTGCTTTCTTGCATTTTAGACATATAGCCTCCTTTTTTTGACTTTGGGATAAACCCATTTGAACCCTTTATGTTAAGAGCTCAAATCAACTTACCCCCTAATACTAAAGAATCTTCATTTTAAACTCCGCTCCACATTTAAAAAACTCTGCAATAAATAGCCCACACTTGCATAATAACTCAAATCCTCTCTTTGAATAAGTGCATCTACAACAAAATCCCCTAAAGGAATCACTAACTCATTTACAACTTGGACGCTCAACGCTCTGTCTCCCTCATTGGGAGAGAGCAAAAGATACCGCATTAAAAGCAACAAAAAGCCTAAGTGCTCCTCACTTTCTTTACATTCTTGAGTATTGAGCCTAAAAGTGCTTTGTTTAGTAAGAGTCCGAGCTTGAAGTAAAGCCTTGCCATTCAAATGTCCCTCAAGGTAATGGGAGAGATAGAGCATTATTTGAGAATTGCTCATCTCTTTTTTTTCTTTTTTATTCTTTTGAGGCAATGGCACATTGTCTTGAGGCACAGCAAAAGGCAAGATAAAAGTATGCGTATATTCGCGCAGAATCTGCTCTATACCCTTACGCTCTAACTCACTCTCTAAAAGCTCAAAATGCACACTATCTCGCTCATCAAGGATATTTTCTTTTAAAATTTTTACTTGTTTTAACAACACGTTTGAGCGCTCACTTAATAATTCATACAAAAATAATCCTGCAAAAAAATCATAATATAATGCTCTTGCATTTGCTACGGATTCCAAAACATCTCGTGCCATTAATGCGCTCCCTCAAACATCACTTTTACCTTGCAATCCGCACAGCATTCTAAAGTTTTAAGCTTAAGAGTATCGCTGCCAAAAGCAGGGGCAAGAATACCCTTAATTTTTTCAATACTTTTACGCGTAGCAAAAATTTTATCACATTCTACACATCTAAAGGGTTCATCAGCTGCAATTTTAGTATATTCAAAGCTTTGTGGAATAAGATTGAGTATGTGAGATTCTATACTTAAGACTTTTTCGGCACAACTTGCCACACAATACCCACAATCCGTGCAGAGTGAGGATTTATAAAGCAACTCAAATGATGAATTATTGTTAATCAGGGCATTTGTGTTGCACGCTTCTACGCAACTAAGGCACATTGTGCAGTTTTGTGCATCAATACCCACAATACCAAAGCCCTTAATTGCCACTTTGCCATATTCTTCTTGCTTAATCCAAAAACGCATACGTTCAGCAAAAATATCTTTGCTGCTCTCCTTGCTTGTGGGTGTATAAATATAGTGGCTTTGCGTAAGTGGTGCAATCTCATCTAAACACGAAAGAGCATCTTCTTGGTAGAAAAAAATCGCCTCTTTATCAAAAATGCGCTTATAGATAGTATTGATAGATTCTACCTCATCGTGTATATGCTCTCCTAAAGGCGTATAAACCACAACAGATGAGCTACTCTCTTGCAAAAGTGTAAGGAAATAAGTGCTATTAAGCATATCTGGCACTTCTAACACAAAAGGCAGGAGTAAGGAATTATGCTTCCTAAGTGCGCGAAAGTTATGAGTAAAATGGGGCGATTCAAAATCTGACCTTGCTATTATAAGTGGTATGCGCCCTTTATAAAGTCGTGCTTTATAAGTAAAGGCTTCCAATCCATCGCCTTCGCGTTGCATACTTCCTGTGGGACACACACTCACGCATTTACCACAAGCAATACAATCAATCGGGGAGAGCTGCAATATCTTTAGAGAATCATCGCTACTTACACCCATAGTTGGGCATATATCAACACAGCTATGGCAAATATTATCGCCATTTGGCAATGTCCGCCTTCCCTGATATTGGCAATGCAATGGGTCAAAGACAATATGGCGACTATAAGCTTGCTCCCCACATAAAGAAAGCAAAACTTGCAACATTGAATCTGCGCTGTCATACATATTTGGTGTATGCACACCTTTAAAATGAGGGAGATTCTCAAGTGGAGCAAATGAAACTACTTGCGAAGTAGTAATTTCATCAATCTCACCTTGAGCGTTTTTGAAATATAATTTAAAATCTCCAAGATGTCCGCTAAGACGCACAAAATCTTGTGGTAAAAGATGAAGCACCTCAAGTGCAGTATGTTTTTCATTGACACAAAGTGCTAAAAATTCATCGCATAACTCTCCATAGCCTATTACCACACAATGTGGCGTAACTATGCTTAAAATATCTTTGCTAAAAGAAGTAAAATCAAGCGTGAGCTCATTGCATTCTTGCAGGATTTCTAATTCTTCATTGCTTAAAATTTCATTGATTGTGTCTTTCATCTTTACCTTACTTTCTTCATTGCGATTATTCCCAAATCTTATGCAATATAATACTTCACTTCAGCAAAAATTAAAGCATTTTTTAACCCAAATACTTTTATATAATTTACAACATATCGGTTTTTGTAACACTCTTGCACAAGTTTATCTCTTTATCATCAAATGTTACAATGCAAGAAAGTTTTGCACTATACACCTTCCTTGCTCTTGTAGGATAGATTCAGGGTGGAATTGCACGCCATAGCTTTGATAATCTCGCGCTTTAAGTGCGAGGAGCACTCCGCTTTCACTATACCCTAATGCTTCACA
Above is a genomic segment from Helicobacter sp. MIT 21-1697 containing:
- a CDS encoding efflux RND transporter permease subunit, with protein sequence MYKFAITRPISTLMFAFAILFFGFLGVFKMPTSLFPDIDFPVAVVITAYPGASAEIVETKVTDKIEEAIMGIDGLKKVTSSSARNSSVVIVQFELEKPLSDAVNDVRDKVGTVQLDSGVKSPAVYKFDSSSAPIISLFLTSDKVTPAEMMRHAKDNVKPLLQKISGVGGVEMRGHRERQIRIFASPSALNKYGITYTDIANKVGLENLEIDGGKLIGTLEEWAITTDAQSADVSDIGNIRIKEGIRLADIATIEDSIEEDKTFASFNKTPGVIFEVQKISGANDIAIADAVMKVLPQIESISPEYEIKLFKDTTKNVRAAISSVEFDVVLGVFLAVSVVFLFLRSATITLVSAISIPISIFGTFALMNFFGFSLNMLTLLAVALAIGIIIDDAIVVIENIHKKLEQGMRKREAAYEGVREIGFALIAISAMLLSVFIPVGSMSGIVGRFFQSFGITVAAAIGISYIVVITIIPMISSIVVNPQHSKFYHRTEPFFKKLDAYYVKTLAFVLANRIKVIAGIFGIFFLSLTLIAKLGMEFIIPDDKGEFQVFMETKPGTSMTAMKEKTNELQDIVMAHQDIDFTTLQIGYTDQKTIFKAQIYAKLKPKKERANKESQFKIMADIGAQLKSSAVGKEFVISTSEVSDFGGGDNSPYQVAILAPDGAILNKTKDNLINLLKTDPKLAGKVTNIHLNTSDDLPEYRLKVLRANADRYGVNAQDIGNVVRGAFSGEAIVGYFKDRGKEYDITIRVPDNDRISLNDIKKLQVRNSKGELMFVEGLVEIEHTTAPSVISRFDRQRSVTIYAYPLKDSDISLGDMMSVTAQKQTQWLEPGATFRLQGEAENAQEMMIAFLVAVLTAIVLIYLILAALYESFLQPVVIMMTLPFSFAGAFIALFVVQQPFSMFSLMGLMILMGLVGKNATLLIDVANEKRKEGYSTDEALILAGESRLRPILMTTIAMVFGMIPLAISSGSGAGMKSPMGICIIGGLLFSMFLSLLIVPAIYRFIAPIDDWLQKFYKPKAEDKF
- a CDS encoding efflux RND transporter periplasmic adaptor subunit produces the protein MKKVLGIVVGILFAHSMWAEDVYAIFNAEAIKDANLNLATSGIVSDIFVDVGSEVQTGDLLLNLFNQDIIAQVHSVEQQYIFAKKQWERYKRSGGAVDKNTLDRYLSEYKKLEADYSYQKAVLSKTQLKAPFDGVIASKEVELGDGVSAQSTNLFRIISKDVKLVLEFDFKYISKVKVGDRFDFRIDGRKEDLHTTISKIYPTASTSTRKVKAEAVVKDIIPGTFGDGYIRTK
- a CDS encoding TolC family protein produces the protein MKRIILTLGFFSLLNAQQAPQDSVPYLVQVQDKAQNTESTQSSGRVFTLVELIEGAKKNYNLEAKDLAILQAQATSRAAWGEFLPTLDGAYQYQDTDNPSMRMKTHTGSIKGNWEVFSGFKTYNKVREKGSLYRASIEDRENTKDQLFLSVIEQYYGYFTNRAQLVSLDQKRIQLQSNIKRVERLFNSGLTTIDDVESLRAEALATEHDIENIKMEIEKNKLMLSLLANTEVQELERKNIKAPLFTLDENRHDLNMLNFQALSAKYQARQFNYLPILSISDTYIVNSDITKPGAISFKEDLTQWGGGGPTQMLPMLQRQFPLNQNQIMINATIHLDALTTYRQYEAAQLGYLKSLKELAYKKEEQKKDEKMYRKSLEIAVAKIKASEAALRSANIAFENVAKKYDAQILNFVDYLQSLTKKFEAESTYNQALNNYEMQKAYYIYYSGQDLQQHIE
- the fdhD gene encoding formate dehydrogenase accessory sulfurtransferase FdhD, whose translation is MGDFVHQMRMARLSRDGSLEVCEDDIIEEQRIAFYLNGTKLLSVMSLPYHQDAHLVGFLMNEGVLESVNDIISLETASDGLSVYMNAHIKEDRLNHLHKEKTLTTGCCVGVSANFDGEIIQKFIASNMRVNTHTIFKLLDEFNQPSALFERTGCVHKAMLVCKEILVSEDIGRHNAIDKVIGRARLASLDMSEAILIVSGRLSMEMVIKAAMSDIPIVISRSATTYLGIQSAQVLGVTLVGFARGDTLNIYTHPSRITK
- a CDS encoding formate dehydrogenase subunit gamma, yielding MKWYFRICLIVASLCAFVIAADPSVPQEGGKQYAEVISGNNALIAPADRANPHLYGGPEIAAIKGWGVDSPNSFGWGELFTILQEQYFALIFLLIVIFVPMAFYGHYKLVGKRHYSHNSFLVVFTKYNIVVHWCAAVPFVMLCLTGLMMVFGDKLGGGALIRFARDVHGFATIFFAVFGTLMLLMWAKDCLFKAHDIKWMMMLGGYLDKVNREIPAHKFNAGQKMWFWVATLGGGVMVFSGAVMFFQCTDINTLRILAILHNVMGFAIIALLITHIYMAVFAIEGAIESILNGKMGEEELSMLHSLYYKDLKAQGKLDSMRIKH
- the fdh3B gene encoding formate dehydrogenase FDH3 subunit beta; translation: MSNTIPKNLEHFSRIKFYCDTNRCIECHGCDVACKEAHHLPVGVNRRRVVVLNEGVVGKESAVSIACMHCADAPCAKVCPVDCFYIRADGIVLHDKKTCIGCGYCLYACPFGAPQFPKSDVFGSRGAMDKCTFCAGGPEETHSTEEYKLYGQNRIAEGKVPMCASMCSTKALLAGSGEQLSHIITHRASTKGENIPNAVPNVWKTAYED